A window of the Arachis duranensis cultivar V14167 chromosome 5, aradu.V14167.gnm2.J7QH, whole genome shotgun sequence genome harbors these coding sequences:
- the LOC107488281 gene encoding endoglucanase, translating to MTMVVYGVLMLWCAIVGLAMRPGVMEDQTPLRSSSSAANSSSYDYADALEKAILFLEGQRSGQLPSNQRVTWRADSALSDGKLQNLDLTGGYYDAGDNVKFGWPMSFTVTLLSWANIEYQTQKQTDQNLQSAIRWGTDFILKAHTSPTTLFTQIGDGNADHQCWERPEDMDTPRTLYKIDSSSPGTEAAAESAAALAAASIAFKKTDPAYSSTLLTHSKSLLDFADKYRGSYSLSCPFYCSYSGYQDELLWAASWLYKATGESQYLNYITSNQGWSHAVNEFSWDNKFIGAQTILTQEFYEGKNELGKFKSDAESFVCAVMPGSSSQQIKTTPGGLLYTRDSSNLQYTTSSTMVLFIFSKILSRNNVSGIQCGFSHFTAPQIRDFAKTQVDYILGKNPMSMSYMVGFGSNYPKKLHHRGSSIPSIKDQQGKVGCSDGMSNYYNSPNPNPNTHVGAIVGGPDSNDHFGDERSDYSHSEPTTYINAAFVGSVAALLAE from the exons ATGACAATGGTGGTGTATGGCGTATTAATGTTGTGGTGTGCAATAGTTGGGCTTGCCATGAGGCCCGGGGTGATGGAGGATCAGACGCCGCTAAGGTCGTCATCATCAGCAGCTAATAGTAGTAGTTATGACTACGCAGATGCTCTGGAAAAGGCTATCTTATTCCTTGAAGGACAACGTTCAGGACAGTTGCCGTCCAATCAAAGAGTCACCTGGAGAGCAGACTCAGCTCTCTCTGACGGCAAACTTCAAAAT TTGGATTTGACCGGAGGATATTATGACGCTGGTGATAATGTGAAGTTTGGATGGCCAATGTCATTTACAGTGACGTTATTGAGTTGGGCAAATATTGAGTATCAGACTCAGAAACAGACTGATCAAAACCTCCAAAGTGCAATCCGCTGGGGCACTGATTTCATACTCAAAGCCCACACTTCGCCGACTACGCTCTTCACACAGATCGGAGATGGGAACGCCGATCACCAATGTTGGGAGCGCCCAGAGGACATGGATACTCCAAGAACACTCTACAAGATTGATTCTTCTTCCCCTGGAACCGAGGCTGCtgctgaatctgctgctgctCTTGCTGCTGCCTCCATTGCCTTCAAGAAAACAGATCCCGCTTATTCATCAACCCTATTAACCCACTCTAAATCA CTGTTAGATTTTGCTGACAAGTATAGAGGATCGTACTCGCTTTCTTGCCCATTCTACTGCTCCTACTCAGGTTACCAG GATGAACTGTTATGGGCGGCGTCTTGGCTATACAAGGCCACCGGAGAAAGCCAGTATTTGAACTATATTACTTCTAACCAAGGATGGAGTCATGCCGTAAATGAGTTCAGCTGGGATAACAAATTTATTGGAGCTCAAACAATACTCACCCAG GAATTTTATGAGGGGAAGAATGAACTGGGCAAGTTTAAGAGTGACGCTGAATCATTTGTATGCGCAGTGATGCCAGGAAGTAGCTCTCAACAGATTAAGACGACTCCCG GCGGTCTATTGTATACTAGAGACAGTAGCAACTTGCAATATACAACAAGCTCAACCATGGTGCTATTCATTTTCTCCAAAATCCTAAGCAGGAACAACGTCAGTGGAATCCAGTGTGGCTTTTCACATTTCACTGCCCCCCAAATTAGAGACTTTGCAAAAACACAG GTGGACTACATACTGGGAAAGAATCCAATGAGTATGTCGTACATGGTTGGATTTGGCAGTAACTACCCAAAGAAATTACACCACAGAGGCTCATCAATCCCTTCAATCAAAGATCAGCAGGGAAAAGTGGGGTGCAGCGATGGTATGTCAAACTATTACAATTCACCAAATCCAAATCCCAATACTCACGTTGGTGCCATTGTTGGAGGCCCTGATTCCAATGACCACTTCGGTGATGAAAGATCTGACTATTCTCACAGCGAACCTACAACCTATATTAATGCTGCTTTCGTCGGTTCCGTCGCTGCTTTGCTTGCTGAATGA
- the LOC107488282 gene encoding protein SGT1 homolog B has protein sequence MAKELENKAKEAFLDDDFALAADCYSEAINLDPSNPLLYADRAQAHIKLPNFTEAVSDANKAIQLSPSLAKAYLRKGTACIKLEEYQTAKVALQTGASFAPDDSRFTKLIQDCDRYIAEESNDLASTLLPRVPTTPAGNGSHSTDRSIDSTKEAERDSSVPQINEVATTRPKFRHEYYQRPEEVVVTIFAKGIPADDVIVDFGEQIMSVTIAVPGQEPYRYQQRLFGKIVPDKCRVLVLSTKVEIRLAKAEALNWTSLEYSKHVLPQKINAMTNQPERPTYPSSKPRTKDWDKLEALMKKEEKEEKLDGDAALNKLFRDIYQNADEDMRRAMSKSFLESNGTVLSTDWKEVGSKKVESSPPEGLELKKWEY, from the exons ATGGCGAAGGAACTTGAGAACAAAGCCAAAGAGGCATTCTTGGATGACGATTTTGCCCTCGCCGCCGATTGCTACTCAGAAGCCATCAACTTGGATCCCAGCAACCCTCTTCTTTATGCCGACAGAGCCCAAGCCCATATCAAGCTCCCAAACTTCAccg AAGCCGTTTCTGATGCGAACAAAGCCATTCAATTGAGTCCTTCGCTGGCTAAGGCCTACCTTCGTAAGGG AACTGCGTGCATTAAGCTGGAAGAGTATCAAACTGCAAAGGTAGCACTCCAAACCGGTGCCTCTTTTGCTCCCGACGATTCCAGATTCACCAAGCTCATTCAAGATTGTGATCGCTACATTGCAG AAGAATCGAATGATCTTGCTAGCACCTTATTGCCCCGCGTCCCCACAACTCCTGCCGGTAATGGTTCGCATTCGACTGATAGAAGTATAGATTCTACTAAAGAAGCTGAAAGAGACAGTTCGGTACCCCAAATCAATGAAGTTGCAACAACCAGGCCAAAATTCAG ACATGAATACTACCAGAGGCCAGAAGAAGTGGTTGTGACGATATTTGCTAAAGGCATACCAGCAGACGACGTAATTGTTGACTTTGGTGAACAGATT ATGAGTGTTACTATTGCTGTTCCCGGACAAGAACCCTATCGTTATCAACAACGATTGTTCGGAAAG ATAGTACCCGATAAGTGCAGAGTCCTGGTGTTGTCAACTAAAGTTGAAATCCGCCTTGCAAAAGCTGAAGCTCTTAATTGGACATCTCTGGAATATAGCAAGCATGTGCTTCCTCAGAAAATAAATGCGATGACAA ATCAACCTGAAAGGCCAACATACCCATCATCAAAGCCAAGGACAAAAGATTGGGATAAGTTGGAAGCTCTGATGAAAAAAGAG gagaaagaagagaagctaGACGGTGATGCTGCTTTGAACAAATTGTTCCGAGATATTTACCAAAATGCAGATGAGGACATGAGAAGAGCTATGAGCAAGTCATTT TTGGAGTCAAATGGAACAGTGCTGTCAACTGACTGGAAAGAAGTAGGATCAAAGAAGGTGGAGAGCAGTCCCCCTGAAGGCCTGGAGTTGAAGAAATGGGAATATTGA
- the LOC107488158 gene encoding probable WRKY transcription factor 29 gives MSFMDWDLHAIVRGCTNTHQPDNILGDLNYFQLSPQQEIDERFFKSHQFSETETITTAIVDDELEELYKPFYPSTTVDTTTSSHPTSAEVNKVLHLKPSDPTPSKCKRRKKNEEKNKRVVKRMREEEGYSDGWAWRKYGQKPIKGSEYPRSYYRCSSCKGCLARKQVERSHSDPQVFIVTYTAEHTHPPHPITTIPTNSQAQGTVVGRGWKRRTNL, from the exons ATGAGCTTCATGGACTGGGATTTGCACGCTATAGTGAGAGGATGCACCAATACTCATCAACCCGACAACATCCTAGGTGATCTTAACTATTTCCAGTTAAGTCCTCAACAAGAAATAGATGAACGTTTCTTCAAGTCTCACCAATTCTCAGAAACAGAAACCATCACTACTGCCATCGTTGATGATGAATTGGAAGAGCTTTACAAACCTTTCTATCCTTCTACTACTGTTGATACTACAACTAGTTCCCACCCTACCTCCGCTGAAGTCAACAAAGTACTCCATCTCAAACCTTCAGATCCAACACCATCTAAATGTAAAAGAAG gaagaagaatgaagagaaGAATAAGCGGGTAGTGAAGCGgatgagagaagaagaagggtACAGTGATGGATGGGCATGGCGTAAATACGGGCAGAAACCAATAAAAGGATCAGAGTATCCGCGGAGCTATTACAGGTGTAGCAGCTGCAAAGGATGCTTGGCTAGGAAACAAGTTGAACGGAGCCATTCCGATCCACAAGTTTTCATAGTTACCTACACAGCTGAACACACCCATCCTCCTCACCCCATCACTACTATTCCAACAAACTCACAAGCACAAGGAACAGTAGTAGGAAGAGGCTGGAAGAGGAGAACCAATCTATAG